Proteins co-encoded in one Aethina tumida isolate Nest 87 chromosome 7, icAetTumi1.1, whole genome shotgun sequence genomic window:
- the LOC109607830 gene encoding protein sly1 homolog, whose protein sequence is MTSLRQRQISAIKQMLNLNQQQTKLGSSEPVWKVLVYDTVGQDIISPLISIKELREQGVTLFVQLHSDRDSIPEVPAIYFCAPTSENLARINQDFQQGIYDVYHLNFISPISRQKLEDLASAAIQANCVANIHKVYDQYVNFISLEDDMFILKHSKSDDLSYYAINKGDTKDTEMNSIINNIVDSLFSVFVTMGTVPIIRSPKGNAAEMVAKGLDKKLRENLFDARNNLFQTDAQNRNFNFQRPLLIVLDRNVDMATPLHHTWTYQALAHDLLSLALNRVVVEESEPSGGARSKNKSCELDPKDKFWSSHKGSPFPTVAESIQEELEQYRSSEEEVKKLKSSMGIDGESDVALSLVSDNTAKITSAVNSLPQLLEKKRLIDMHTSVATAILNCIKSRKLDTFFELEEKIMSKAQALEKSLLDIITDPEAGTPDDKIRLFIIYYICTPHMTDSDLKKYENALTEAGCSLDPFVYIKRWKSYTKMSSSQNQYEGAGTKTVSMFSKLVSQGSNFVMEGVKNLVIKRHNLPVTRIVDHLMDFKNSQEMEDYLYLDPKQLKLAEIPRNRSPFQDAIVFVVGGGNYIEYQNLVDYSKQKATSTNGSKRILYGSTTLNNAKQFLKQLSLLGQEIQ, encoded by the exons ATGACCAGCCTTCGACAGAGACAAATAA GTGCTATAAagcaaatgttaaatttaaatcagcaACAAACAAAACTGGGCAGTTCTGAACCAGTTTGGAAAGTTTTGGTATATGATACTGTTGGACAAGACATAATATCCccattaatatcaattaaagaattaagagAACAAGGAGTTACACTATTTGT gCAATTGCATTCTGACAGGGACTCAATACCTGAAGTGCCagccatttatttttgtgccCCAACATCTGAAAATCTAGCAAGGATCAATCAAGATTTTCAACAGGGGATTTATGATGTGTAccacttaaattttatctcgCCCATTTCTAGACAGAAACTAGAAGATCTTGCCTCTGCAGCTATTCAAGCAAATTGTGTTGCAAATATTCACAAG gtTTATGACcagtatgttaattttatatctttggAAGatgatatgtttattttaaaacattcaaaaagtGATGATTTGTCATATTatg CTATCAATAAGGGCGACACAAAAGACACTGAAATGAACAGTATTATAAACAACATAGTGGACAGTTTATTCTCCGTTTTCGTGACAATGGGGACGGTTCCAATAATCAGAAGTCCGAAGGGAAATGCGGCTGAAATGGTGGCGAAAGGCCTGGATAAGAAGTTAAGGGAAAATTTGTTCGACGCGAGGAACAATCTGTTCCAGACCGATGCACAAAACAGGAACTTCAACTTTCAACGGCCGCTGTTGATTGTTTTGGACAGGAACGTGGATATGGCCACGCCACTACATCACACCTGGACCTACCAGGCTTTGGCACATGATCTGTTAAGTTTGGCATTGAATCGGGTGGTTGTGGAAGAATCCGAGCCAAGTGgcg GAGCAAGATCGAAGAACAAATCCTGCGAACTGGACCCTAAAGACAAATTCTGGTCCTCGCACAAAGGGTCGCCGTTCCCGACTGTCGCAGAAAGTATTCAAGAAGAGCTAGAACAATACAGGTCTTCAGAAGAGGAGGTAAAGAAGCTGAAGAGTTCGATGGGAATCGACGGGGAAAGTGACGTGGCACTTTCGCTAGTCAGTGATAACACTGCAAAAATTACGTCGGCTGTTAATTCGTTGCCGCAGCTTTTGGAAAAGAAGAGGCTAATTGATATGCACACTTCTGTGGCAACAG ctaTTTTGAATTGCATTAAATCAAGAAAACTGGATACGTTTTTTGAATTGGAGGAAAAAATAATGTCAAAGGCGCAAGCTTTGGAAAAAAGCCTTTTAGATATAATTACTGATCCTGAGGCTGGAACTCCTGATGACAAGATAAGgttgttcataatttattacatctgTACACCTCATATGACTGACAGTGACTTGAAGAAATACGAAAATGCGCTTACTGAAGCTGGATGTTCTCTTGAtccatttgtttatataaaaaggtgGAA GAGCTACACAAAAATGTCTTCAAGCCAAAATCAATATGAAGGCGCGGGTACTAAGACAGTCAGTATGTTTTCAAAACTTGTTTCACAAGGTTCTAATTTCGTTATGGAAGGAGTAAAAAATTTGGTCATTAAGAGACAT AACTTGCCAGTCACTAGAATTGTGGATCATCTAATGGACTTTAAGAATAGCCAAGAAATGGAAGACTATCTGTACTTGGAcccaaaacaattaaaactggCGGAAATTCCAAGAAATCGATCGCCATTCCAAGATGCTATTGTGTTTGTGGTTGGTGGaggaaattatattgaatatcaaaatttagtcgATTATTCTAag caaaaagCAACATCTACAAATGGTTCAAAAAGGATATTGTATGGTTCTACAACACTGAACAATGCTAAACAATTCTTAAAACAGTTATCTCTATTAGGTCAagaaattcagtaa
- the LOC109598377 gene encoding FAST kinase domain-containing protein 1, mitochondrial: MRFYKLLYNLSNKNRHFTSITRFTTQGNFLKKFVLCRSVAHVSSVRNSKNHFQCVNNTKQALETEDVGLLETETDDEIKLAKYFLFNNSSDNIINELMKAVSIQEVFKIFTQNRDSYNDAHITQTVLVLFDFLKLYLEVNNLQPSNKNKNGFTVTVLESDEFKQLLGLIESKIDTFNTKYLSYVMLYLNKLGLNPNHTVMIKLDNFMRYKLEHEFNLEEASTYFKSIFCDDYIKPLYQVINIIPSVFKSIDKCDNVNDLPNLIDCLAKVHMILNEEVLDKLQKKIKDLLDKKIITAENRNILLKTILLYNNISWRTEYSQFTSKLILLMENQIQHLTIDELLLLYGVFFKNQEPGEVLSTIQRSAAKYIRQLEESDNANWEKRVKLFSSLIYFSSPLHKKQYRKLIKDYVNNCVNYSELFHLRKLLCYVKIKDEELCNTYWDNVLKCLQTEERNLYVICQQYLNFNTDIEDFRHYDIENYLYRNLLQQIKEGNVTIFPANLVVALSFLLTYGKNKDLTESLIYCLGESYTQISDVDCLKLSQCVSGARLSDALKNKLKLILDNVSSNLLMYSTKRDASILLKASILRSSAESDHVHDLISCLKHEAYISSKTMENFVYCFLTTGILIPEIINKFTYYIVENRKSMLAFNVDKFLFMCYFLGYCPVNGDDFFSVASDIILRDQERLSGLSFLQSALALCYFHKLPNSFIKQIFNVEFLDKLDVELANCYYKDKYPQRVRKSLMELNRAVCLEYPENNVPWFHQKYNEEMHRKIALEHVYPTYFSKSVKEYLLQIVGMGKSDCLRQNIRTPYGYHIDFELNFNSNKEIVSSESDEICKKVALLLVKPQVFTKFFINLKGKYQMKKRHLEMFGYTVSFINIDEWMNLLYAGERLDFIRSKIWLEDTEDR; this comes from the exons atgcgcttttataaacttttatacaatttgtcgAACAAAAATCGCCATTTTACTTCAATAACAAGATTTACAACTCAgggaaattttctaaaaaaattcgtGTTGTGCAGATCTGTGGCTCATGTTTCATCGGTGCGAAActcaaaaaatcatttccagtGCGTTAACAACACGAAACAAGCATTGGAAACTGAAGATGTCGGTTTACTAGAGACTGAGACTGACgatgaaattaaattggctaaatactttttgtttaataattcatcTGATAATATTATCAATGAGCTTATGAAAGCTGTGAGCATACAAGAAGTTTTCAAGATATTCACACAAAATCGAGATAGTTACAATGATGCTCACATTACGCAAACTGTTTTGGTGttgtttgattttttgaaattgtatttagaagttaataatttacagccatcgaacaaaaataaaaatggttttacTGTAACTGTGCTAGAAAGTGATGAATTTAAACAACTGTTAGGTTTAATCGAAAGTAAAATAGACACATTCAATACCAAATATCTCAGTTATGTAAtgctatatttaaacaaattaggtTTAAATCCAAATCATACTGTCATGattaaattagacaattttatgAGATACAAATTGGaacatgaatttaatttggagGAAGCTTCTACTTATTTTAAGTCCATATTTTGTGATGATTATATTAAACCACTATATCAGGTTATCAACATAATTCCTAGTGTATTTAAATCCAtag ataaatgtgATAATGTGAATGACTTACCTAATCTTATTGATTGTTTGGCCAAAGTTcatatgattttaaatgagGAAGTACTTGATAAACTCCAGAAAAAAATCAAggatttattagataaaaaaataattacagcagaaaatagaaacattttgttaaaaacaatactactttataacaatatatctTGGAGGACAGAATATTCTCAATTTAcatccaaattaattttattaatggaaaACCAAATCCAGCATCTTACCATAGATGAATTGTTACTTCTTTATGGG GTCTTCTTTAAAAACCAAGAACCGGGCGAAGTTCTGAGCACAATCCAACGATCCGCCGCCAAATATATTCGCCAATTGGAAGAAAGCGACAACGCAAACTGGGAGAAACGGGTAAAACTTTTTTCatctctaatttatttttcctccCCTCTGCACAAAAAACAATacagaaaattgataaaagaCTACGTGAACAATTGTGTGAATTATTCGGAATTGTTCCACCTCCGAAAACTTTTGTGTTACGTCAAAATAAAGGACGAAGAATTGTGTAACACGTATTGGGATAACGTTCTTAAATGTCTTCAAACTGAAGAAAGAAACTTGTACGTAATCTGTcaacagtatttaaatttcaacaccGACATCGAGGACTTCAGGCATTACGACATAGAAAATTACTTGTACCGAAATTTACTGCAGCAAATCAAGGAGGGAAATGTTACAATATTTCCTGCAAATCTGGTTGTTGCACTGTCGTTTTTACTGACCTATGGTAAAAATAAGGATCTCACTGAAAGCCTAATTTATTGTCTAGGCGAAAGCTACACTCAAATCAGCGACgttgattgtttaaaattgtcgcagtgtgTTTCCGGAGCGAGACTGAGCGACgcactaaaaaataaactaaaactcATCTTAGACAATGTTTCTAGTAATTTGTTAATGTACAGCACTAAAAGAGACGCGTCAATCCTACTTAAGGCATCAATTCTCAGGAGCAGTGCTGAAAGCGACCACGTGCATGACTTGATTAGTTGTTTGAAGCATGAAGCTTATATTTCCTCTAAAACAATGGAGAATTTCGTTTATTGTTTTCTCACTACCGGAATTTTAATACCTGAGATCATTAACAAGTTCACATACTATATTGTGGAAAACAGGAAGAGCATGCTTGCTTTCAACGTTGATAAGTTCTTGTTCATGTGCTACTTTTTGGGGTACTGTCCTGTTAATGGAGACGACTTTTTTTCAGTCGCTTCAGACATAATTTTAAG ggACCAGGAAAGACTCAGTGGGTTGTCATTTTTACAATCAGCTTTGGCATTATGCTACTTCCATAAACTACCCAATTCgttcataaaacaaatattcaatgTCGAATTTTTGGATAAATTAGATGTTGAATTAGCCAACTGCTACTATAAG GATAAATATCCACAAAGGGTTAGGAAGAGCCTGATGGAATTGAACAGGGCCGTATGTTTGGAATATCCCGAAAATAATGTGCCATGGTTCCATCAGAAATATAACGAGGAAATGCACCGAAAAA ttgcCCTAGAACACGTTTATCccacatatttttctaaaagcgTCAAAGAATATTTGCTGCAAATAGTTGGAATGGGAAAGTCAGATTGTCTAAGGCAAAATATCAGGACGCCGTACGGGTATCACATAGATTtcgaattgaattttaatagcaACAAAGAAATTGTTTCATCGGAATCTGATGAAATATGCAAAAA agTCGCACTTTTACTAGTCAAACCGCAAGTCTTCACtaagtttttcattaatttaaaagggaAGTATCAGATGAAGAAGAGACACTTGGAAATGTTTGGGTACACGGtttcatttattaacataGACGAATGGATGAATTTGCTTTATGCAGGTGAACGTTTAGATTTTATTCGTAGTAAAATTTGGCTTGAAGACACCGAAGATAGGTAg